In uncultured Desulfuromonas sp., the genomic stretch CCGGGGACAGTATTGATTGGCGCTAGTTTAAAGGGAAAAAGCAGCAAAAACGGGACTTTCCCCGCACGGGGGCTGTCCCAGGCTTTTGCGCTGACCCCGCGCAGCAATTCAATGCATTGCACAAAGCCGGGGCCGCCTTCATGCTCATACTTGTATTCCGACAACAGGCCCATGGCCTGGCAAAAATCCTCTTGATGAACTCTTTTTAGCCCGTCTTCGCCTCTGTCGCGGTCGTATCTTTCAATGGCAAAGATCCGCAACAACTCCGTGAAGGCTGATTGATGACAACCCCTTGGGAGTCGATTTTGCTCCCCTTTTGTCGACGCAAAAGAGGGCCGACGTGCGGGCGCGGAAGCCCGCGTCATGTGGGTACCACCTTCGCGAACGGATGAAGTTCGCCGGTGCGATTCGTTTCAAGTTGCAAACCATTGAAGATCAAGATCAAAGTCAAGGTCGCCGGGTCTCGTCCCGGCAGCCGACATCCTTTTGACTGGCCGCTCAAAAGTATGCAAAAACCAGCTTGAACACCTCCTGACCCTCAGATTAACCGACAATGCGTCTGTTTCCGTTATGCTTCACAGGTTCGGCTCGCCGCCCTTTAGGTCGGCGAATCGTGAAACTCATCAGCTTTGGCGTAAAACGTTGATAACAATCTTAAGTCGTGGTCTATCTCTGGTGTGACACCGATCAAACGGGCGGGACGGTGCCCGCCCTGCAGTCGTGTGTTATTGAGCAACCAAGCTCTCCCGTTCAGCAGCGCCGAACGTGATAAACGCCAGCGCGATCAGCTTCGAATGACGAACCATTGAAGATCAAGATCAAAGTCAAAGTCGCCGGGTTTCGTCCCGGCAGCCGACATACTTTTGACTGGCCGCTCAAAAGGATTGCAAAAACCAGCTGAACGCCTCCTGAACCTGAGTCCACCGACACTGAGTCTGTTTCCGTTATGCGTCACGGATTCGGCTCGCCGCATCAAAGAAGATATTGGATAAACACCTCCTGTGTTTCCCAATAACGCAAGCCGAAAATGCAATTTCCGTCTTGCTTACACCATCAGAGATGGTGGTCGCCCGTCCATGGGCTCCACAGTCGGTTTTCAACCGTCTGTCAGCTCGACGAATCTTGCAACTCATCGCCTGTGGCGTAAAGCGTTGATAACAATCTTAAGTCGCGTTCTATCTCCGGTGTGGCACCGATCAAACGGGCGGAACGGTGCCTGCCCTTACTTGGGTTTGTTATTGAGCAACCAAGCTCTTCCGTACTGCAACGCCGAACGCAAAAGAGACCTGATGAGTGGGCGCGGAAGCCCACGTCATGTGCGTAGCAGGGAACGTGAACCGACGAGGTTGGCCGAGATGAATAGTATTAACCAACTAATGCTTTTTCTTGACAAAATTAGACCTGGAGCCGATAGTGAACGACATATTATGAATGAATTATCATGCAATATTCATGGGAGGCACTATCATGCGCTTGATCTTTGTTCATGGTTGGAGTGTAACCAACACCGATACCTACGGCCAACTGCCTGAGGCGCTGCAAGCCGCCTCAACCGATTACGACCTGTCACTTGATCTGCACCACATCCATCTCGGCAAATACGTCAGTTTTCATGACGAAGTCACCCTCGACGATATTGCCCGTGGCCTGCACCAAGCCCTGCACGACCTGCCCGGCAATGCCGATCAGATTCAACCCTTCTCGTGTATTACCCATTCCACCGGCGGCCCGGTGGTGCGTTACTGGCTCAATCGTTTTTACGGCCCGGAAAATCTTAGCGCCACACCGCTACGCCATCTGGTGATGCTGGCTCCGGCCAATCACGGCTCGACTCTGGCGGCACTCGGCAAAAAGCGGGTCGGCCGCATCAAGGCCTGGTTCGATGGCGTTGAACCGGGGCAGCGAGTGCTTGACTGGCTGTGCCTCGGCAGCGAGGGGCAGCGCCGCCTCAACGAAAGCGGTCTGCATTATGATTATGTCGGCCATCAGGTTTACCCCTTTGTGCTGATTGGCCAGGGCATCGACCGCAAACTCTATGATTTCATCAACAACTATCTTACCGAGCCCGGTAGCGACGGCGTGGTCCGCGTTGCCGGGGCCAATATGAATTACCGCTTTTTTTCGTTGCGCCAAAGTGACGAAGTGTTGAAAAAGAACCCCTACACGAC encodes the following:
- a CDS encoding HipA domain-containing protein, yielding MTRASAPARRPSFASTKGEQNRLPRGCHQSAFTELLRIFAIERYDRDRGEDGLKRVHQEDFCQAMGLLSEYKYEHEGGPGFVQCIELLRGVSAKAWDSPRAGKVPFLLLFPFKLAPINTVPGILEGSRPWSGAFHISYSLSNDQKSALEQPTSRDNPQSLRLLEFILEIHPYGKRIACFAIP
- a CDS encoding phospholipase; this encodes MRLIFVHGWSVTNTDTYGQLPEALQAASTDYDLSLDLHHIHLGKYVSFHDEVTLDDIARGLHQALHDLPGNADQIQPFSCITHSTGGPVVRYWLNRFYGPENLSATPLRHLVMLAPANHGSTLAALGKKRVGRIKAWFDGVEPGQRVLDWLCLGSEGQRRLNESGLHYDYVGHQVYPFVLIGQGIDRKLYDFINNYLTEPGSDGVVRVAGANMNYRFFSLRQSDEVLKKNPYTTRLVTKPERPVRVSPDVPLGVYNQYSHSGKTMGIMRSIDKHKGTEQPVVADILKCLQVESAVAYQQRATELRTLTEATQAKARQDKTNDRYAMLVFRVQDDQGNTFSNDDYDILLLGGKSYQPKTMPKSFLEDRQMNSKTSNLVFYIDVDQFHQIKDGLFGIRIIARPQKGFSYYQWAEFHSDGVSLTDIVAPNQTTYVDITLKRCVDKNVFRFARGDEKRGSFKGVKP